ATTATTAAGCATATTACGCTGCTTTATTTTTTGTGAGTGGTCCGGCTTTCTTCGCTTTATATATAATTTATCTTATGGCTAAGGGTGTGGTTTAACCTGTGCTTCGGTGGTAAGTTCAGTCAGAAGATATCGTTTGCGCAGTGTGTTTTATCACCTGAACGCCATGCGCTGAAGAGGGATGAGGAATGGCAAAGCAGACCCCGTTGTACCAACAACATCTGGCCGATGGTGCCAAAATGGTGGACTTTCATGGTTGGATGATGCCACTGCACTACGGCTCCCAACTGGACGAACACCACATTGTGCGTCGGGACGCTGGCATTTTTGATGTCTCCCACATGACCATCGTCGATTTGCACGGTGCGAGAACGCGTGAATTCCTGCGTTATCTGCTGGCGAATGATGTCGCCAAACTCACACAACCGGGCAAAGCGCTGTATACCGGCATGCTGAATGCTTCCGGTGGTGTGATCGATGATCTGATCGTTTATTTTCTCACAGAAAACGATTTCCGACTGGTGGTGAACTCCGCAACGCGTGGAAAAGATCTCGCCTGGATCGGGCAGCATGCCGCACCGTTCGGGGTTGAAATCCGCGAGCGCGACGATCTGGCGCTGGTTGCGGTGCAAGGTCCGCAGGCGCAGGAAAAAGTTCAAGAAATCCTGAAGGCAAAAGGCCTGAGTGATACCGACGTGGCAGCGGTTGCCAGCATGAAGCCGTTTTTTGGCAAGCAGGCGGGCGACTTCTTCGTCGCCACGACGGGTTATACGGGTGAAGCGGGTTATGAAATCGCGCTGCCGAATGAGCAGGTGGTCGATTTCTGGCAACAACTGCTGGCGGTTGGTGTGAAGCCATGTGGGCTGGGCGCACGCGATACGTTGCGGCTGGAAGCGGGGATGAACCTGTACGGTCAGGATATGGATGAGGGCATTTCGCCGCTGGCGGCCAATATGGGCTGGACAATCGCCTGGCAGCCGGAGGATCGTGAGTTTATCGGGCGTGAGGCATTAACGCATCAGCGTGAAAAAGGCACCGAGCAACTGGTTGGTTTGGTGCTGACGGAAAAAGGCGTATTGCGCAATGATTTACCTGTGCGCTTTACTGATAGTGATGGCGTGGTGTGCGAAGGGGTGATCACCAGCGGATCGTTCTCGCCGACGCTTGGCGTCAGTATCGCGCTGGCGCGTGTTCCGCTGGGGATTGGTGAACAGGCGATAGTGCAGATTCGTAACCGCGAACTGCCTGTCCATGTGACCAAACCCGGTTTTGTCCGTGCCGGAAAAGCCATCGTTCAGTATTAATAGCCGCTTGCCTGTAAAGATAAGCGCATAGGATTAATGACTTTAGGAAAGGGGATGCAATGAGCAACGTACCAACAGAATTAAAATACACCACGTCGCACGAATGGGTGCTGCATGAGGGCGGCGGTATCTACAGCGTGGGCATTACCGAGCACGCGCAGGAGCTCCTGGGTGACATGGTGTTTATCGATTTACCGGAAGTGGGTACGGTCGTCGCCGCAGGCGATGATTGCGCGGTGGCGGAGTCGGTAAAAGCCGCGTCGGATATTTATGCGCCCATCAGCGGTGAGATCGTAGAAGTTAACGAGGATTTGGAAGGTTCCCCTGAGCTGGTCAACAGCGCACCTTATACCGACGGCTGGCTGTTCCGCATCAGAATTTCTGATGAGTCTGATTTGGATGAATTGCTTGATGCCGAAGGCTATCAGGCATCACTAGAAGAAGACGAGTAGTTATCGCGCCCTAGCCTCTATGCTGGGGCGTGTTGTTTTATGCGCCCGCGTCATATTTTGGCGCGGCAGCTATCACGATTGATGCAGGCACGATTGATGCAGGAAATTACTGTAATGACCCAGACACTCAGTCAACTCGAATATGA
The window above is part of the Pectobacterium araliae genome. Proteins encoded here:
- the gcvT gene encoding glycine cleavage system aminomethyltransferase GcvT → MAKQTPLYQQHLADGAKMVDFHGWMMPLHYGSQLDEHHIVRRDAGIFDVSHMTIVDLHGARTREFLRYLLANDVAKLTQPGKALYTGMLNASGGVIDDLIVYFLTENDFRLVVNSATRGKDLAWIGQHAAPFGVEIRERDDLALVAVQGPQAQEKVQEILKAKGLSDTDVAAVASMKPFFGKQAGDFFVATTGYTGEAGYEIALPNEQVVDFWQQLLAVGVKPCGLGARDTLRLEAGMNLYGQDMDEGISPLAANMGWTIAWQPEDREFIGREALTHQREKGTEQLVGLVLTEKGVLRNDLPVRFTDSDGVVCEGVITSGSFSPTLGVSIALARVPLGIGEQAIVQIRNRELPVHVTKPGFVRAGKAIVQY
- the gcvH gene encoding glycine cleavage system protein GcvH, translating into MSNVPTELKYTTSHEWVLHEGGGIYSVGITEHAQELLGDMVFIDLPEVGTVVAAGDDCAVAESVKAASDIYAPISGEIVEVNEDLEGSPELVNSAPYTDGWLFRIRISDESDLDELLDAEGYQASLEEDE